A region of Streptomyces deccanensis DNA encodes the following proteins:
- a CDS encoding alpha/beta hydrolase — MTMIPPPFDPELAAALEALKDMVPRELSMDDIPLMRQGPGIELLARLDLTMDGFFEVEDRLVPGPEGAPEISLLICRPTAPVQRGPLPVIYHVHGGGMVVGNNRVGVDEPLTWARELGAVVVSVEYRLAPEHPHPAPVEDVYAGLLWTAEHADEFGGDAERIVIAGASAGGGLTAALALLTRDRKGPRPIGQVLMCPMLDDRNDTPSVHQMAGLGVWDRTANETGWTALLGARRGGPEVSAYAAPARAEDLTGLPPAFLDVGSAETFRDEVVAYASRLWQAGGVAELHVWAGGFHGFDGLAPQAAVSRDCREAHVRWLRRLIGE, encoded by the coding sequence ATGACCATGATCCCGCCCCCCTTCGATCCGGAACTCGCCGCGGCTCTGGAGGCGTTGAAGGACATGGTCCCGCGCGAGCTGAGCATGGACGACATCCCCCTGATGCGCCAGGGGCCGGGCATCGAGCTGCTGGCGCGGCTGGACCTGACCATGGACGGGTTCTTCGAGGTCGAGGACCGGCTGGTGCCGGGGCCCGAGGGCGCGCCGGAGATCTCGTTGCTCATCTGCCGTCCCACCGCCCCCGTGCAACGGGGTCCGCTGCCGGTGATCTATCACGTCCACGGCGGCGGCATGGTCGTCGGCAACAACCGGGTCGGGGTGGACGAGCCGCTGACCTGGGCGCGGGAGCTGGGCGCGGTCGTGGTGTCCGTGGAGTACCGGCTGGCTCCCGAGCATCCGCATCCGGCGCCCGTGGAGGACGTCTACGCGGGACTGCTGTGGACGGCCGAGCACGCGGACGAGTTCGGGGGCGACGCCGAGCGGATCGTGATCGCGGGGGCCAGTGCGGGGGGTGGGCTGACCGCCGCGCTCGCGCTGCTCACGCGGGACCGGAAGGGGCCACGGCCGATCGGGCAGGTGCTGATGTGCCCGATGCTCGACGACCGCAACGACACGCCTTCCGTGCACCAGATGGCGGGGCTGGGGGTGTGGGACCGGACGGCCAACGAGACGGGGTGGACGGCGCTGCTGGGGGCGCGGCGGGGTGGGCCGGAGGTGTCCGCGTACGCGGCGCCGGCGCGGGCGGAGGATCTGACGGGGTTGCCGCCGGCGTTTCTCGATGTGGGGTCGGCGGAGACGTTCCGGGACGAGGTCGTCGCTTATGCGTCTCGGTTGTGGCAGGCGGGTGGGGTGGCGGAGCTGCATGTGTGGGCGGGGGGATTCCATGGGTTCGACGGGTTGGCTCCGCAGGCTGCGGTGTCGCGGGACTGTCGGGAGGCTCATGTGCGGTGGTTGCGGCGGTTGATCGGGGAGTAG
- a CDS encoding type II toxin-antitoxin system PemK/MazF family toxin codes for MTSFAEQDVPGRYGPTATTEAEPREVGRVRTEYSPAYDGDPDPGEIVWTWVPFEENDGRGKDRPVLVVAREAGGTLLAVQLSSKRHDGDREWVPIGSGPWDRSGRDSWVDVDRVLRLHEAGMRREACALDRMRFNSVVHRLRERYGWR; via the coding sequence GTGACTTCCTTTGCCGAGCAGGATGTGCCGGGGCGCTACGGGCCCACCGCGACCACCGAGGCCGAGCCGCGTGAGGTGGGGCGGGTGCGGACCGAGTACTCGCCCGCGTACGACGGGGACCCCGATCCCGGGGAGATCGTGTGGACGTGGGTGCCGTTCGAGGAGAACGACGGGCGGGGGAAGGACCGGCCGGTGCTGGTCGTGGCCCGGGAGGCCGGAGGGACCCTGCTCGCCGTGCAGTTGTCGAGCAAGCGGCACGACGGGGACCGGGAGTGGGTGCCGATCGGGAGCGGGCCGTGGGACCGGTCGGGGCGGGACTCCTGGGTGGACGTGGACCGGGTGCTGCGGCTGCACGAGGCAGGGATGCGGCGGGAGGCGTGCGCGCTGGACCGGATGCGGTTCAACTCCGTCGTACACCGGCTGCGGGAGCGGTACGGGTGGCGGTAG
- a CDS encoding flotillin family protein: MFVGIIAGATAAVVLVLIALFKLMWRVAEPNEALIISGSKHKMEGLTEGMNFRIVTGRGTLVLPGMQAVRKLSLDLNQTELAVECVTFQGIPLKIRGVVIFKVGDDFVSIANAARRFLGQQKRVSERVHNVFAGHLRSIVGGLTVEDMIRDREKLTGQTRAACGTEMEKLGLIVDSLQIHEIEDPTGYIKNLAMPHAAAVQRDARIAQAEANRLATEAEQQAAARMAEATRDSEILQAGYQAERDNASARAKQAGPLAEAAALQEVVVQETRVAELAAARREQQLQADVRKPADAKAYEKRTLAEAERDARISAAQAKAKETELAAAAEATATQVTGEAEAAARQAKGLAAAEATRAKGLAEAEGIKARSAALAENQEAVIAQQLAERWPEIVQAGASAFGNVDNMVLLNGADGMADMFAKALTMGGTGLGLARQLLASMNQNGVPAGGPAGVNGVPVEKVAVEKVQVDKES, encoded by the coding sequence ATGTTCGTCGGCATCATCGCGGGGGCGACCGCAGCGGTCGTTCTGGTACTGATCGCTCTGTTCAAACTCATGTGGCGTGTCGCCGAACCGAACGAGGCTCTGATCATCTCCGGCTCCAAGCACAAGATGGAGGGCCTCACGGAAGGCATGAACTTCCGTATCGTCACCGGGCGCGGCACTCTCGTACTGCCCGGGATGCAGGCGGTGCGCAAGCTGTCGCTCGATCTGAACCAGACCGAGTTGGCCGTGGAGTGCGTGACCTTCCAGGGCATTCCGCTGAAGATCCGGGGCGTGGTCATCTTCAAGGTGGGCGACGACTTCGTCTCCATCGCCAACGCGGCCCGCCGCTTCCTCGGCCAGCAGAAGCGGGTCTCGGAACGGGTGCACAACGTGTTCGCCGGTCATCTCCGGTCCATCGTGGGCGGGTTGACGGTCGAGGACATGATCCGTGACCGCGAGAAGCTGACCGGCCAGACGCGGGCCGCGTGCGGTACGGAGATGGAGAAACTGGGTCTGATCGTCGACTCGTTGCAGATCCACGAGATCGAGGACCCGACCGGATACATCAAGAATCTGGCCATGCCGCACGCGGCGGCCGTCCAGCGGGACGCCCGGATCGCGCAGGCCGAGGCCAACCGGCTCGCCACCGAGGCCGAGCAGCAGGCGGCCGCGCGCATGGCGGAGGCCACCCGGGACAGCGAGATCCTCCAGGCCGGGTACCAGGCCGAACGGGACAACGCCTCGGCGCGGGCCAAGCAGGCCGGTCCGCTGGCCGAGGCGGCCGCCCTGCAGGAGGTCGTCGTCCAGGAGACCCGGGTCGCGGAGCTGGCGGCGGCCCGGCGCGAGCAGCAGCTCCAGGCGGACGTCCGCAAGCCGGCCGACGCCAAGGCCTACGAGAAACGAACGCTCGCCGAGGCCGAGCGCGACGCCCGTATCTCCGCCGCGCAGGCCAAGGCCAAGGAGACCGAACTGGCGGCCGCGGCCGAGGCGACCGCGACGCAGGTCACCGGTGAGGCCGAGGCCGCCGCGCGGCAGGCCAAGGGACTCGCGGCCGCCGAGGCCACGCGGGCGAAGGGGCTCGCCGAGGCCGAGGGCATCAAGGCGCGGAGCGCCGCGCTGGCGGAGAACCAGGAAGCGGTGATCGCACAGCAACTGGCCGAGCGGTGGCCGGAGATCGTGCAGGCGGGCGCGTCCGCGTTCGGGAACGTCGACAACATGGTGCTGCTCAACGGGGCCGACGGGATGGCGGACATGTTCGCCAAGGCGCTCACGATGGGCGGGACCGGGTTGGGGCTGGCACGGCAGTTGCTGGCCTCGATGAACCAGAACGGGGTGCCTGCGGGCGGCCCGGCCGGGGTCAATGGGGTGCCTGTCGAGAAGGTTGCCGTGGAGAAGGTGCAGGTCGACAAGGAGTCGTAG
- a CDS encoding amidase, with the protein MGVDRAPGLVECARALAAGEVTSRALVEAALARIEATQGTVNAFRRVRAEAALLEADAADKELAEGGRRPLLGVPVAVKDDMDVAGEPTAFGCRGEFPSLPEDGEAVRRLRAAGAIVVGKTNTCELGQWPFTEGPAFGATRNPWHPDHTPGGSSGGSAAAVAAGLVPAALGSDGAGSVRIPASWTHLVGIKPQRGRISTWPHAESFQGITVNGTLARTVADAALLLDAASGNHEGDLHRPAAIDASAAVGRDPGRLRIALSLKPPFTALPARLDARVEKRVRAVAERLAALGHVVEEAEPRYGQIGLTFVPRATAGIAERVGALTEPGLLDRRTLDAARLGRLLGGAPLRLARRAEVALQGRIGALFSSYDVLLAPTTAAPPPRVGSMLNLGGLGTDRAMIAACPYAWPWNVLGWPGVNVPAGFVDERLPVGAQLLGPANSEPLLLSLAAQLEADQRWHERWPPEHTTANSPAV; encoded by the coding sequence ATGGGTGTGGACCGTGCGCCGGGTCTCGTGGAGTGTGCTCGGGCGCTGGCCGCCGGGGAGGTGACGTCGCGGGCCCTGGTGGAGGCGGCGCTGGCCCGGATCGAGGCGACTCAGGGCACCGTGAACGCGTTCCGGCGGGTGCGGGCCGAGGCCGCGCTCCTGGAGGCGGACGCGGCGGACAAGGAGCTGGCGGAGGGCGGGCGGCGGCCGTTGCTCGGTGTCCCCGTGGCCGTGAAGGACGACATGGACGTGGCGGGTGAACCGACCGCGTTCGGGTGCCGGGGCGAGTTCCCCTCGCTGCCCGAGGACGGCGAGGCCGTACGGCGGCTGCGCGCGGCCGGGGCGATCGTCGTCGGCAAGACCAACACCTGTGAACTGGGCCAGTGGCCGTTCACCGAGGGGCCGGCCTTCGGCGCCACGCGGAACCCCTGGCACCCGGACCACACCCCGGGCGGCTCCTCCGGTGGCTCGGCGGCGGCCGTGGCCGCCGGGCTCGTACCGGCCGCGCTCGGCTCGGACGGCGCCGGGTCGGTCCGCATCCCGGCCTCCTGGACCCATCTCGTCGGCATCAAGCCCCAGCGCGGCCGCATCTCGACCTGGCCACACGCGGAGTCCTTCCAGGGCATCACCGTCAACGGCACCCTCGCCCGCACGGTCGCCGACGCCGCCCTCCTCCTCGACGCGGCGAGCGGCAACCACGAGGGCGATCTGCACCGGCCGGCCGCCATCGACGCCTCCGCGGCCGTCGGGAGGGACCCGGGACGGCTCCGTATCGCCCTGTCCCTGAAGCCGCCGTTCACCGCGCTGCCCGCACGGCTCGACGCTCGCGTGGAGAAGCGGGTGCGGGCGGTGGCGGAGCGGCTCGCCGCGCTCGGGCACGTGGTGGAGGAGGCCGAACCCCGGTACGGGCAGATCGGGCTGACGTTCGTTCCGCGCGCCACCGCCGGGATCGCCGAACGGGTCGGCGCCCTCACCGAGCCGGGCCTCCTCGACCGGCGCACCCTCGACGCCGCCCGCCTCGGCCGGCTGCTCGGCGGGGCGCCCCTGCGGCTGGCCCGCCGCGCGGAGGTCGCACTGCAGGGGCGGATCGGCGCGCTCTTCTCGTCGTACGACGTGCTGCTGGCGCCGACGACCGCCGCTCCCCCGCCCCGTGTCGGGTCCATGCTGAACCTCGGCGGACTCGGCACCGACCGCGCGATGATCGCGGCCTGCCCGTACGCCTGGCCGTGGAACGTGCTGGGCTGGCCCGGGGTGAACGTACCGGCGGGGTTCGTGGACGAACGGCTGCCGGTGGGCGCGCAGTTGCTGGGCCCCGCGAACAGCGAGCCCCTCCTGCTGTCGCTGGCCGCGCAGTTGGAGGCGGACCAGCGCTGGCACGAACGGTGGCCGCCGGAGCACACCACCGCGAACTCGCCCGCCGTGTGA
- a CDS encoding helix-turn-helix domain-containing protein produces the protein MKELAGRLTAVDPDAGAAVRVIAYFDALAEARAGLEALVRGAAVLAGCPARLVDAERRVRVRVEPDGRRRDSDLPPDPAWPSAALAPGGVPALWLERAGGAEPSVVDAVILERAAGVLRLVLDRTRGRAPVAPDDDPALVETVLDATAAERDRLHAARRLGLDPDDPTTLTRAVAPLGGRPRILRVSGDEQPAGLPEGRVGVGPAVSVLGLPGSWEAARTALRFTAEGTARDPGERVVFADDLGGIALLAELTSPGAEPPPDVRDLERAAADSPWMLATLHAVASTSSLRSAATAVNVHHSTLQDRLIHAEALLGWPVRTPQGRLRLQLALTMRHLARG, from the coding sequence ATGAAAGAGCTGGCTGGGCGGCTGACCGCGGTGGATCCCGATGCCGGGGCCGCCGTGCGGGTCATCGCCTACTTCGACGCGCTGGCCGAGGCACGGGCCGGGCTGGAGGCGTTGGTGCGCGGGGCGGCCGTGCTGGCCGGGTGCCCCGCGCGGCTGGTCGACGCCGAGCGGCGCGTGCGGGTCCGGGTGGAGCCCGACGGGCGGCGCCGGGACAGTGATCTGCCGCCGGACCCGGCCTGGCCGTCCGCCGCGCTCGCCCCGGGCGGTGTGCCCGCGCTGTGGCTGGAGCGGGCCGGGGGTGCCGAGCCGAGCGTCGTGGACGCGGTCATCCTGGAGCGTGCCGCCGGTGTCCTCCGGCTGGTGCTGGACCGGACCCGGGGCCGTGCGCCGGTCGCCCCCGACGACGACCCGGCGCTCGTCGAGACCGTCCTCGACGCCACCGCCGCCGAGCGGGACCGACTGCACGCCGCCCGGCGCCTCGGCCTCGACCCCGACGATCCCACGACCCTGACCCGCGCCGTCGCCCCGCTCGGGGGCCGCCCCCGCATCCTGCGCGTGAGTGGGGACGAGCAGCCGGCCGGACTTCCCGAGGGGCGGGTCGGGGTCGGGCCCGCGGTGTCCGTGCTCGGGCTGCCCGGGTCGTGGGAGGCCGCGCGGACCGCGTTGCGGTTCACGGCCGAGGGCACCGCGCGGGACCCCGGTGAGCGGGTGGTGTTCGCCGACGACCTCGGCGGCATCGCCCTCCTCGCCGAGCTGACCAGTCCCGGGGCCGAACCCCCGCCCGATGTACGGGACTTGGAGCGGGCGGCGGCGGACTCGCCCTGGATGCTGGCCACGCTCCACGCGGTCGCCTCGACGTCGAGCCTGCGGTCCGCGGCCACCGCCGTCAACGTGCACCACTCCACCCTCCAGGACCGCCTGATCCACGCCGAGGCCCTCCTCGGCTGGCCGGTCCGCACCCCGCAGGGCCGGCTCCGCCTCCAGCTGGCCCTCACCATGCGCCACCTGGCCCGCGGCTGA